The Sesamum indicum cultivar Zhongzhi No. 13 linkage group LG1, S_indicum_v1.0, whole genome shotgun sequence genome includes a window with the following:
- the LOC105173300 gene encoding uncharacterized protein At5g41620 isoform X1 — MEPQLNLRAPKMSNNGPNLGHHKQDKTLKVPTESNEAPAERPTEQPTSGINLRKQVEPSQTQHNLRVKNVVEAQQPLSPASYCGSMEMPPYRPGTSPNTSFVSKGKVGESSHSLKTSTELLKVLNRIWSLEEKHALDMSLVKTLKKELDESQKRIQELLQAKKRDQSEIDSLLKQITEYKVARKKERDRVKDAVKLVEDKLEDELKLRRNSEKLHHKLAKELSEIKSSFSNAFRDLERERKARTLLEDLCDEFAKGIRDYEQEVRFMKQKFSKGQIGQEGNDRLILHISEAWLDERKQMKLADARDVSEKQSALDKLCFEVESFLQAKLSGNSAKDDYISSRSPLKRKVPANSFESLHLNEPASAPWNRNDEDESISTSNRCSQRKVSSLKQADISDSHVKETAKPKPVKKKVQSRKVSDPSSSHVQLEEPLIEREHQPMNVEESTKSRMGKLYEMSNPRMPEKGEMMQRSSREGKSKITEIDAGLQDATTRNPPPTSEDKYENSCIEGFFDPSTFAGPPSPVKKWTWTSEVSAADPDICESSSRWPKIIKSNTLKMKLMEARIEGQQSRARTSKGSSKVD; from the exons ATGGAGCCCCAACTCAATCTTAGGGCGCCAAAGATGAGCAACAATGGGCCTAATTTGGGTCATCACAAACAAGACAAGACTTTGAAAGTTCCAACAGAGTCAAATGAGGCACCAGCTGAGCGTCCCACAGAGCAG CCAACGTCTGGCATTAATTTGAGGAAGCAAGTTGAACCCTCACAGACTCAACACAATCTAAGAGTTAAAAATGTTGTCGAAGCTCAACAGCCACTATCTCCTGCTAGTTATTGTGGCTCAATGGAG ATGCCTCCTTATAGACCTGGAACCAGCCCAAATACTTCTTTTGTCTCTAAGGGAAAAGTTGGAGAGTCGAGTCACAGCCTAAAAACTTCCACAGAGTTACTCAAAGTACTCAATAGAATCTGGAGCCTTGAAGAAAAGCATGCATTAGATATGTCGTTAGTGAAAACCCTGAAGAAGGAATTGGATGAGTCCCAGAAACGAATTCAAGAACTACTGCAGGCAAAAAAAAGAGATCAAAGTGAAATTGATAGTTTATTGAAGCAAATAACAGAGTATAAAGTTGCAAGGAAAAAGGAGAGGGATCGAGTCAAAGATGCGGTTAAGTTAGTGGAAGACAAGCTAGAAGATGAgctgaaattgagaagaaattCGGAAAAGCTCCATCACAAGCTAGCTAAGGAGCTTTCGGAGATAAAATCTTCATTCTCCAATGCTTTTAGAGATCTTGAACGGGAGAGGAAGGCACGGACTTTGCTAGAAGACTTGTGTGATGAGTTTGCGAAAGGAATAAGAGATTATGAACAAGAAGTACGGTTCATGAAGCAAAAATTTTCCAAAGGTCAGATTGGACAGGAAGGCAATGATCGGTTGATCCTTCATATTTCTGAAGCCTGGTTAGATGAGCGAAAGCAGATGAAGCTAGCAGATGCTCGTGATGTTTCAGAAAAGCAATCAGCTTTGGACAAGTTATGTTTTGAAGTTGAATCCTTTCTTCAAGCAAAACTATCTGGCAATTCTGCGAAAGATGATTACATCTCCTCAAGAAGTCCACTCAAGCGTAAGGTACCTGCAAATTCTTTCGAATCGCTTCACTTGAACGAGCCTGCAAGTGCTCCATGGAATAGGAATGATGAAGATGAATCTATCAGTACTAGTAATCGTTGTTCACAACGTAAAGTGTCGAGCTTGAAGCAAGCAGATATTTCAGATAGCCATGTCAAAGAAACAGCCAAACCAAAGCCAGTGAAGAAAAAAGTACAGTCAAGAAAGGTTTCTGATCCATCTAGCTCACACGTGCAGTTAGAAGAGCCCCTCATTGAGAGAGAGCACCAGCCCATGAATGTGGAGGAatcaacaaaatcaagaatggGAAAATTGTACGAAATGAGTAATCCAAGGATGCCTGAAAAGGGCGAGATGATGCAAAGATCTTCACGGGAAGGAAAGAGCAAAATAACTGAGATTGATGCTGGGTTGCAAGATGCAACAACCAGAAATCCTCCTCCAACATCAGAGGATAAGTATGAGAATAGTTGCATTGAAGGTTTTTTTGATCCATCCACTTTTGCTGGCCCTCCCAGTCCGGTAAAGAAGTGGACATGGACGTCTGAGGTATCAGCAGCTGATCCTGATATCTGCGAGTCGTCTTCAAGATGgccaaaaatcataaaatccAATACTTTGAAGATGAAGTTGATGGAAGCAAGGATAGAAGGGCAGCAATCTCGTGCCAGAACATCCAAAGGTTCGTCGAAAGTCGACTAA
- the LOC105173300 gene encoding uncharacterized protein At5g41620 isoform X2 produces MEPQLNLRAPKMSNNGPNLGHHKQDKTLKVPTESNEAPAERPTEQMPPYRPGTSPNTSFVSKGKVGESSHSLKTSTELLKVLNRIWSLEEKHALDMSLVKTLKKELDESQKRIQELLQAKKRDQSEIDSLLKQITEYKVARKKERDRVKDAVKLVEDKLEDELKLRRNSEKLHHKLAKELSEIKSSFSNAFRDLERERKARTLLEDLCDEFAKGIRDYEQEVRFMKQKFSKGQIGQEGNDRLILHISEAWLDERKQMKLADARDVSEKQSALDKLCFEVESFLQAKLSGNSAKDDYISSRSPLKRKVPANSFESLHLNEPASAPWNRNDEDESISTSNRCSQRKVSSLKQADISDSHVKETAKPKPVKKKVQSRKVSDPSSSHVQLEEPLIEREHQPMNVEESTKSRMGKLYEMSNPRMPEKGEMMQRSSREGKSKITEIDAGLQDATTRNPPPTSEDKYENSCIEGFFDPSTFAGPPSPVKKWTWTSEVSAADPDICESSSRWPKIIKSNTLKMKLMEARIEGQQSRARTSKGSSKVD; encoded by the exons ATGGAGCCCCAACTCAATCTTAGGGCGCCAAAGATGAGCAACAATGGGCCTAATTTGGGTCATCACAAACAAGACAAGACTTTGAAAGTTCCAACAGAGTCAAATGAGGCACCAGCTGAGCGTCCCACAGAGCAG ATGCCTCCTTATAGACCTGGAACCAGCCCAAATACTTCTTTTGTCTCTAAGGGAAAAGTTGGAGAGTCGAGTCACAGCCTAAAAACTTCCACAGAGTTACTCAAAGTACTCAATAGAATCTGGAGCCTTGAAGAAAAGCATGCATTAGATATGTCGTTAGTGAAAACCCTGAAGAAGGAATTGGATGAGTCCCAGAAACGAATTCAAGAACTACTGCAGGCAAAAAAAAGAGATCAAAGTGAAATTGATAGTTTATTGAAGCAAATAACAGAGTATAAAGTTGCAAGGAAAAAGGAGAGGGATCGAGTCAAAGATGCGGTTAAGTTAGTGGAAGACAAGCTAGAAGATGAgctgaaattgagaagaaattCGGAAAAGCTCCATCACAAGCTAGCTAAGGAGCTTTCGGAGATAAAATCTTCATTCTCCAATGCTTTTAGAGATCTTGAACGGGAGAGGAAGGCACGGACTTTGCTAGAAGACTTGTGTGATGAGTTTGCGAAAGGAATAAGAGATTATGAACAAGAAGTACGGTTCATGAAGCAAAAATTTTCCAAAGGTCAGATTGGACAGGAAGGCAATGATCGGTTGATCCTTCATATTTCTGAAGCCTGGTTAGATGAGCGAAAGCAGATGAAGCTAGCAGATGCTCGTGATGTTTCAGAAAAGCAATCAGCTTTGGACAAGTTATGTTTTGAAGTTGAATCCTTTCTTCAAGCAAAACTATCTGGCAATTCTGCGAAAGATGATTACATCTCCTCAAGAAGTCCACTCAAGCGTAAGGTACCTGCAAATTCTTTCGAATCGCTTCACTTGAACGAGCCTGCAAGTGCTCCATGGAATAGGAATGATGAAGATGAATCTATCAGTACTAGTAATCGTTGTTCACAACGTAAAGTGTCGAGCTTGAAGCAAGCAGATATTTCAGATAGCCATGTCAAAGAAACAGCCAAACCAAAGCCAGTGAAGAAAAAAGTACAGTCAAGAAAGGTTTCTGATCCATCTAGCTCACACGTGCAGTTAGAAGAGCCCCTCATTGAGAGAGAGCACCAGCCCATGAATGTGGAGGAatcaacaaaatcaagaatggGAAAATTGTACGAAATGAGTAATCCAAGGATGCCTGAAAAGGGCGAGATGATGCAAAGATCTTCACGGGAAGGAAAGAGCAAAATAACTGAGATTGATGCTGGGTTGCAAGATGCAACAACCAGAAATCCTCCTCCAACATCAGAGGATAAGTATGAGAATAGTTGCATTGAAGGTTTTTTTGATCCATCCACTTTTGCTGGCCCTCCCAGTCCGGTAAAGAAGTGGACATGGACGTCTGAGGTATCAGCAGCTGATCCTGATATCTGCGAGTCGTCTTCAAGATGgccaaaaatcataaaatccAATACTTTGAAGATGAAGTTGATGGAAGCAAGGATAGAAGGGCAGCAATCTCGTGCCAGAACATCCAAAGGTTCGTCGAAAGTCGACTAA
- the LOC105173284 gene encoding uncharacterized protein LOC105173284, whose product MAAATFRYLVQLHKDVPKAARFYSEGLGFTVDVCSLRWAELHSGPLKLALLHSPSDHVEQKGYSSLLSFTVTDISGTVTKLMALGAELDGPIKHEIHGKVAAMRCADGHVLGLYEPA is encoded by the exons ATGGCGGCAGCAACGTTCAGATACTTAGTGCAACTACACAAGGACGTTCCAAAAGCAGCGAGATTCTACTCGGAGGGCCTGGGCTTCACCGTTGATGTCTGCTCCCTGCGCTGGGCCGAGCTCCACTCTGGTCCGCTGAAGCTCGCTCTCTTGCATTCTCCcag TGACCATGTTGAGCAAAAGGGTTATTCATCACTACTATCATTTACGGTAACAGATATCAGTGGCACTGTGACAAAACTAATGGCATTAGGTGCAGAACTGGATGGTCCTATTAAACATGAAATCCATGGAAAG GTGGCAGCGATGAGGTGTGCTGATGGTCATGTCTTAGGTCTTTATGAGCCTGCTTAA
- the LOC105173265 gene encoding BTB/POZ domain-containing protein POB1 isoform X1 — MRDWGLDLFDPRTAVLDSDSSSSPTGGGDPDFGFAFNDSNFSDRVLRIEIVADPPEAPPESEGCRTLADWAARKSKRRRGDVVKKENDMYHSFAALDINNCPEEQILDCQQPDVEDGAGDENHDEEDIPMIEDSPSGDEAANSDDSNWSEDGSRVLRVRTLHISSPILAAKSPFFYKLFSNGMMESEQRHVTLRISASEEAAVMELLNFMYSGTLNASTAPALLDVLMAADKFEVASCMRHCSRLLRNLAMTPESALLYLDLPSSVLMADAVQPLTDAAKQFLAARYKDISKYQDEVMNLPLAGIEAILSSNDLQVASEDAVYDFVLKWTRTHYQKLEERRDILSSRLGRYIRFPYMTCRKLRKVLTCSDFDHDFATKSVLDALFFKAEAPHRQRSHATEESTSTSRRFVERAYKYRPVKVVEFELPRQQCVVYLDLKREECANLFPSGRVYSQAFHLGGQGFFLSAHCNMDQQSSFHCFGLFLGMQEKGSVSFAVDYEFAARSKPTEEYISKYKGNYTFTGGKAVGYRNLFSIPWTSFMAEDSLYFINGILHLRAELTIKR, encoded by the exons ATGAGGGATTGGGGTCTGGATCTATTCGACCCGAGAACCGCTGTTTTGGACTCGGATTCTAGCTCCTCGCCCACCGGCGGCGGTGACCCCGACTTCGGCTTCGCCTTCAATGATAGCAATTTTTCTGACCGGGTTCTCCGGATCGAG ATTGTCGCGGATCCTCCTGAGGCCCCACCGGAGTCTGAAGGTTGCCGTACCCTAGCTGATTGGGCGGCGCGCAAGAGCAAACGACGCCGTGGAGATGTTGTCAAAAAGGAGAATG ACATGTACCACTCGTTTGCAGCTTTGGATATCAACAATTGTCCTGAAGAGCAGATCTTAGATTGTCAACAGCCAGATGTTGAAGATGGCGCAGGTGATGAGAATCATGATGAAGAAGACATTCCGATGATAGAAGATTCACCATCAG GAGATGAAGCTGCAAACAGTGATGATTCAAATTGGTCTGAAGATGGTTCAAGAGTTCTAAGAGTTAGAACGTTGCATATCAGCTCTCCCATATTAGCTGCAAAGAGTCCATTTTTCTATAAG TTATTCTCAAATGGTATGATGGAATCAGAGCAGAGACATGTAACCCTCAGAATTAGTGCCTCTG AGGAAGCTGCTGTAATGGAGctgttaaattttatgtatagcGGTACGTTGAACGCCAGTACAGCTCCTGCTTTACTTGACGTGCTTATGGCTGCTGATAAGTTTGAGGTGGCTTCATGCATGAGACATTGCAGCCGTCTATTAAGAAACTTGGCCATGACTCCAGAGTCTGCATTACTTTATCTGGATCTTCCTTCCAGCGTTCTAATGGCTGATGCAGTtcaaccattgactgatgcaGCTAAACAGTTCTTAGCTGCTCGATATAAAGATATATCAAA GTACCAAGACGAGGTTATGAATTTGCCTCTTGCTGGGATTGAGGCAATCCTGTCAAGCAATGACCTTCAGGTGGCCTCGGAGGATGCTGTCTATGACTTTGTGCTTAAGTGGACTAGGACTCATTATCAAAAGCTGGAGGAGCGGCGAGACATCCTATCTTCTCGTTTGGGTCGCTATATTCGTTTTCCTTACATGACTTGCCGGAAGCTGAGAAAAGTTCTAACCTGCAGCGACTTTGATCACGACTTTGCAACTAAATCCGTACTAGATGCCCTATTTTTCAAAGCTGAGGCACCACACCGCCAGCGAAGTCATGCCACAGAGGAGTCAACATCCACAAGCCGACGCTTCGTGGAGCGGGCCTATAAGTATAGACCCGTGAAGGTGGTCGAGTTTGAACTCCCACGCCAACAGTGTGTGGTCTACTTAGATCTTAAACGGGAGGAGTGTGCGAATTTGTTCCCATCTGGGCGGGTATATTCTCAAGCTTTCCACTTGGGCGGACAAGGGTTCTTCCTGTCTGCACATTGCAACATGGATCAGCAGAGTTCATTTCATTGTTTTGGTCTTTTCTTGGGGATGCAAGAAAAGGGTTCGGTATCATTTGCTGTCGACTATGAGTTTGCTGCGAGGTCAAAACCCACAGAAGAATATATTAGCAAATACAAAGGTAACTACACTTTTACTGGTGGAAAGGCGGTTGGATACCGCAATTTATTTAGCATCCCGTGGACTTCTTTCATGGCTGAGGACAGTCTTTATTTCATCAATGGCATACTCCATCTTAGGGCTGAGCTCACCATCAAACGCTGA
- the LOC105173265 gene encoding BTB/POZ domain-containing protein POB1 isoform X2: MRDWGLDLFDPRTAVLDSDSSSSPTGGGDPDFGFAFNDSNFSDRVLRIEIVADPPEAPPESEGCRTLADWAARKSKRRRGDVVKKENDMYHSFAALDINNCPEEQILDCQQPDVEDGAGDENHDEEDIPMIEDSPSGDEAANSDDSNWSEDGSRVLRVRTLHISSPILAAKSPFFYKLFSNGMMESEQRHVTLRISASEEAAVMELLNFMYSGTLNASTAPALLDVLMAADKFEVASCMRHCSRLLRNLAMTPESALLYLDLPSSVLMADAVQPLTDAAKQFLAARYKDISKYQDEVMNLPLAGIEAILSSNDLQVASEDAVYDFVLKWTRTHYQKLEERRDILSSRLGRYIRFPYMTCRKLRKVLTCSDFDHDFATKSVLDALFFKAEAPHRQRSHATEESTSTSRRFVERAYKYRPVKVVEFELPRQQCVVYLDLKREECANLFPSGRVYSQAFHLGGQGFFLSAHCNMDQQSSFHCFGLFLGMQEKGSVSFAVDYEFAARSKPTEEYISKYKGNYTFTGGKAVGYRNLFSIPWTSFMAEDSLYFINGILHLRAELTIKR; encoded by the exons ATGAGGGATTGGGGTCTGGATCTATTCGACCCGAGAACCGCTGTTTTGGACTCGGATTCTAGCTCCTCGCCCACCGGCGGCGGTGACCCCGACTTCGGCTTCGCCTTCAATGATAGCAATTTTTCTGACCGGGTTCTCCGGATCGAGATTGTCGCGGATCCTCCTGAGGCCCCACCGGAGTCTGAAGGTTGCCGTACCCTAGCTGATTGGGCGGCGCGCAAGAGCAAACGACGCCGTGGAGATGTTGTCAAAAAGGAGAATG ACATGTACCACTCGTTTGCAGCTTTGGATATCAACAATTGTCCTGAAGAGCAGATCTTAGATTGTCAACAGCCAGATGTTGAAGATGGCGCAGGTGATGAGAATCATGATGAAGAAGACATTCCGATGATAGAAGATTCACCATCAG GAGATGAAGCTGCAAACAGTGATGATTCAAATTGGTCTGAAGATGGTTCAAGAGTTCTAAGAGTTAGAACGTTGCATATCAGCTCTCCCATATTAGCTGCAAAGAGTCCATTTTTCTATAAG TTATTCTCAAATGGTATGATGGAATCAGAGCAGAGACATGTAACCCTCAGAATTAGTGCCTCTG AGGAAGCTGCTGTAATGGAGctgttaaattttatgtatagcGGTACGTTGAACGCCAGTACAGCTCCTGCTTTACTTGACGTGCTTATGGCTGCTGATAAGTTTGAGGTGGCTTCATGCATGAGACATTGCAGCCGTCTATTAAGAAACTTGGCCATGACTCCAGAGTCTGCATTACTTTATCTGGATCTTCCTTCCAGCGTTCTAATGGCTGATGCAGTtcaaccattgactgatgcaGCTAAACAGTTCTTAGCTGCTCGATATAAAGATATATCAAA GTACCAAGACGAGGTTATGAATTTGCCTCTTGCTGGGATTGAGGCAATCCTGTCAAGCAATGACCTTCAGGTGGCCTCGGAGGATGCTGTCTATGACTTTGTGCTTAAGTGGACTAGGACTCATTATCAAAAGCTGGAGGAGCGGCGAGACATCCTATCTTCTCGTTTGGGTCGCTATATTCGTTTTCCTTACATGACTTGCCGGAAGCTGAGAAAAGTTCTAACCTGCAGCGACTTTGATCACGACTTTGCAACTAAATCCGTACTAGATGCCCTATTTTTCAAAGCTGAGGCACCACACCGCCAGCGAAGTCATGCCACAGAGGAGTCAACATCCACAAGCCGACGCTTCGTGGAGCGGGCCTATAAGTATAGACCCGTGAAGGTGGTCGAGTTTGAACTCCCACGCCAACAGTGTGTGGTCTACTTAGATCTTAAACGGGAGGAGTGTGCGAATTTGTTCCCATCTGGGCGGGTATATTCTCAAGCTTTCCACTTGGGCGGACAAGGGTTCTTCCTGTCTGCACATTGCAACATGGATCAGCAGAGTTCATTTCATTGTTTTGGTCTTTTCTTGGGGATGCAAGAAAAGGGTTCGGTATCATTTGCTGTCGACTATGAGTTTGCTGCGAGGTCAAAACCCACAGAAGAATATATTAGCAAATACAAAGGTAACTACACTTTTACTGGTGGAAAGGCGGTTGGATACCGCAATTTATTTAGCATCCCGTGGACTTCTTTCATGGCTGAGGACAGTCTTTATTTCATCAATGGCATACTCCATCTTAGGGCTGAGCTCACCATCAAACGCTGA
- the LOC105173265 gene encoding BTB/POZ domain-containing protein POB1 isoform X4 produces MRDWGLDLFDPRTAVLDSDSSSSPTGGGDPDFGFAFNDSNFSDRVLRIEIVADPPEAPPESEGCRTLADWAARKSKRRRGDVVKKENALDINNCPEEQILDCQQPDVEDGAGDENHDEEDIPMIEDSPSGDEAANSDDSNWSEDGSRVLRVRTLHISSPILAAKSPFFYKLFSNGMMESEQRHVTLRISASEEAAVMELLNFMYSGTLNASTAPALLDVLMAADKFEVASCMRHCSRLLRNLAMTPESALLYLDLPSSVLMADAVQPLTDAAKQFLAARYKDISKYQDEVMNLPLAGIEAILSSNDLQVASEDAVYDFVLKWTRTHYQKLEERRDILSSRLGRYIRFPYMTCRKLRKVLTCSDFDHDFATKSVLDALFFKAEAPHRQRSHATEESTSTSRRFVERAYKYRPVKVVEFELPRQQCVVYLDLKREECANLFPSGRVYSQAFHLGGQGFFLSAHCNMDQQSSFHCFGLFLGMQEKGSVSFAVDYEFAARSKPTEEYISKYKGNYTFTGGKAVGYRNLFSIPWTSFMAEDSLYFINGILHLRAELTIKR; encoded by the exons ATGAGGGATTGGGGTCTGGATCTATTCGACCCGAGAACCGCTGTTTTGGACTCGGATTCTAGCTCCTCGCCCACCGGCGGCGGTGACCCCGACTTCGGCTTCGCCTTCAATGATAGCAATTTTTCTGACCGGGTTCTCCGGATCGAGATTGTCGCGGATCCTCCTGAGGCCCCACCGGAGTCTGAAGGTTGCCGTACCCTAGCTGATTGGGCGGCGCGCAAGAGCAAACGACGCCGTGGAGATGTTGTCAAAAAGGAGAATG CTTTGGATATCAACAATTGTCCTGAAGAGCAGATCTTAGATTGTCAACAGCCAGATGTTGAAGATGGCGCAGGTGATGAGAATCATGATGAAGAAGACATTCCGATGATAGAAGATTCACCATCAG GAGATGAAGCTGCAAACAGTGATGATTCAAATTGGTCTGAAGATGGTTCAAGAGTTCTAAGAGTTAGAACGTTGCATATCAGCTCTCCCATATTAGCTGCAAAGAGTCCATTTTTCTATAAG TTATTCTCAAATGGTATGATGGAATCAGAGCAGAGACATGTAACCCTCAGAATTAGTGCCTCTG AGGAAGCTGCTGTAATGGAGctgttaaattttatgtatagcGGTACGTTGAACGCCAGTACAGCTCCTGCTTTACTTGACGTGCTTATGGCTGCTGATAAGTTTGAGGTGGCTTCATGCATGAGACATTGCAGCCGTCTATTAAGAAACTTGGCCATGACTCCAGAGTCTGCATTACTTTATCTGGATCTTCCTTCCAGCGTTCTAATGGCTGATGCAGTtcaaccattgactgatgcaGCTAAACAGTTCTTAGCTGCTCGATATAAAGATATATCAAA GTACCAAGACGAGGTTATGAATTTGCCTCTTGCTGGGATTGAGGCAATCCTGTCAAGCAATGACCTTCAGGTGGCCTCGGAGGATGCTGTCTATGACTTTGTGCTTAAGTGGACTAGGACTCATTATCAAAAGCTGGAGGAGCGGCGAGACATCCTATCTTCTCGTTTGGGTCGCTATATTCGTTTTCCTTACATGACTTGCCGGAAGCTGAGAAAAGTTCTAACCTGCAGCGACTTTGATCACGACTTTGCAACTAAATCCGTACTAGATGCCCTATTTTTCAAAGCTGAGGCACCACACCGCCAGCGAAGTCATGCCACAGAGGAGTCAACATCCACAAGCCGACGCTTCGTGGAGCGGGCCTATAAGTATAGACCCGTGAAGGTGGTCGAGTTTGAACTCCCACGCCAACAGTGTGTGGTCTACTTAGATCTTAAACGGGAGGAGTGTGCGAATTTGTTCCCATCTGGGCGGGTATATTCTCAAGCTTTCCACTTGGGCGGACAAGGGTTCTTCCTGTCTGCACATTGCAACATGGATCAGCAGAGTTCATTTCATTGTTTTGGTCTTTTCTTGGGGATGCAAGAAAAGGGTTCGGTATCATTTGCTGTCGACTATGAGTTTGCTGCGAGGTCAAAACCCACAGAAGAATATATTAGCAAATACAAAGGTAACTACACTTTTACTGGTGGAAAGGCGGTTGGATACCGCAATTTATTTAGCATCCCGTGGACTTCTTTCATGGCTGAGGACAGTCTTTATTTCATCAATGGCATACTCCATCTTAGGGCTGAGCTCACCATCAAACGCTGA
- the LOC105173265 gene encoding BTB/POZ domain-containing protein POB1 isoform X3 translates to MRDWGLDLFDPRTAVLDSDSSSSPTGGGDPDFGFAFNDSNFSDRVLRIEIVADPPEAPPESEGCRTLADWAARKSKRRRGDVVKKENALDINNCPEEQILDCQQPDVEDGAGDENHDEEDIPMIEDSPSGDEAANSDDSNWSEDGSRVLRVRTLHISSPILAAKSPFFYKLFSNGMMESEQRHVTLRISASEEAAVMELLNFMYSGTLNASTAPALLDVLMAADKFEVASCMRHCSRLLRNLAMTPESALLYLDLPSSVLMADAVQPLTDAAKQFLAARYKDISKYQDEVMNLPLAGIEAILSSNDLQVASEDAVYDFVLKWTRTHYQKLEERRDILSSRLGRYIRFPYMTCRKLRKVLTCSDFDHDFATKSVLDALFFKAEAPHRQRSHATEESTSTSRRFVERAYKYRPVKVVEFELPRQQCVVYLDLKREECANLFPSGRVYSQAFHLGGQGFFLSAHCNMDQQSSFHCFGLFLGMQEKGSVSFAVDYEFAARSKPTEEYISKYKGNYTFTGGKAVGYRNLFSIPWTSFMAEDSLYFINGILHLRAELTIKR, encoded by the exons ATGAGGGATTGGGGTCTGGATCTATTCGACCCGAGAACCGCTGTTTTGGACTCGGATTCTAGCTCCTCGCCCACCGGCGGCGGTGACCCCGACTTCGGCTTCGCCTTCAATGATAGCAATTTTTCTGACCGGGTTCTCCGGATCGAG ATTGTCGCGGATCCTCCTGAGGCCCCACCGGAGTCTGAAGGTTGCCGTACCCTAGCTGATTGGGCGGCGCGCAAGAGCAAACGACGCCGTGGAGATGTTGTCAAAAAGGAGAATG CTTTGGATATCAACAATTGTCCTGAAGAGCAGATCTTAGATTGTCAACAGCCAGATGTTGAAGATGGCGCAGGTGATGAGAATCATGATGAAGAAGACATTCCGATGATAGAAGATTCACCATCAG GAGATGAAGCTGCAAACAGTGATGATTCAAATTGGTCTGAAGATGGTTCAAGAGTTCTAAGAGTTAGAACGTTGCATATCAGCTCTCCCATATTAGCTGCAAAGAGTCCATTTTTCTATAAG TTATTCTCAAATGGTATGATGGAATCAGAGCAGAGACATGTAACCCTCAGAATTAGTGCCTCTG AGGAAGCTGCTGTAATGGAGctgttaaattttatgtatagcGGTACGTTGAACGCCAGTACAGCTCCTGCTTTACTTGACGTGCTTATGGCTGCTGATAAGTTTGAGGTGGCTTCATGCATGAGACATTGCAGCCGTCTATTAAGAAACTTGGCCATGACTCCAGAGTCTGCATTACTTTATCTGGATCTTCCTTCCAGCGTTCTAATGGCTGATGCAGTtcaaccattgactgatgcaGCTAAACAGTTCTTAGCTGCTCGATATAAAGATATATCAAA GTACCAAGACGAGGTTATGAATTTGCCTCTTGCTGGGATTGAGGCAATCCTGTCAAGCAATGACCTTCAGGTGGCCTCGGAGGATGCTGTCTATGACTTTGTGCTTAAGTGGACTAGGACTCATTATCAAAAGCTGGAGGAGCGGCGAGACATCCTATCTTCTCGTTTGGGTCGCTATATTCGTTTTCCTTACATGACTTGCCGGAAGCTGAGAAAAGTTCTAACCTGCAGCGACTTTGATCACGACTTTGCAACTAAATCCGTACTAGATGCCCTATTTTTCAAAGCTGAGGCACCACACCGCCAGCGAAGTCATGCCACAGAGGAGTCAACATCCACAAGCCGACGCTTCGTGGAGCGGGCCTATAAGTATAGACCCGTGAAGGTGGTCGAGTTTGAACTCCCACGCCAACAGTGTGTGGTCTACTTAGATCTTAAACGGGAGGAGTGTGCGAATTTGTTCCCATCTGGGCGGGTATATTCTCAAGCTTTCCACTTGGGCGGACAAGGGTTCTTCCTGTCTGCACATTGCAACATGGATCAGCAGAGTTCATTTCATTGTTTTGGTCTTTTCTTGGGGATGCAAGAAAAGGGTTCGGTATCATTTGCTGTCGACTATGAGTTTGCTGCGAGGTCAAAACCCACAGAAGAATATATTAGCAAATACAAAGGTAACTACACTTTTACTGGTGGAAAGGCGGTTGGATACCGCAATTTATTTAGCATCCCGTGGACTTCTTTCATGGCTGAGGACAGTCTTTATTTCATCAATGGCATACTCCATCTTAGGGCTGAGCTCACCATCAAACGCTGA